The DNA sequence TGTTTCCTCCACTCGTCATCTCTCTCCCAACCCGCTTTGTTCCTATCTCTTGTGTAGAAAAAGCAAATTTAAACCTTCATCTCGGTGACACCGTGCTTCCAGACGATGACGTAGGGGGTAACACCGTCCTCACGGTAGTTGAGGAGGACAACCCTGATGATATCCATTAGTACAAGATCATCGAATGAAATTCTGGCTGGCCAGCTGCGTAGTCGTGACTTACATTCCGTCGGGGTTCATGGACTCGCCAGTGTAGAACTCAAAGTCCTTGAAGttgggcagcagcttctccttgacgTAGGTCTGGGCACCCTTCTCGAAAGCGGTGATGGTCTCGGCGGGAGCACCCTTCTCCTGGAGGCCGGCCTTGACAGCCTTCATGTAGCCTGTTTACAGCAATCCTATTAGCACCTGATGCAGCTACAACCATGGCGCACAGATGAGAGAAATCTGCTTGCAACAGCGTCACTTACCCTTAAGGTAGGTCAGGTAGCCCTTCTTGTCGAAGCTGGTGGACTGAAGACGGAAAGAGTGGACGATGTTGTTGACCTTGACCTCGGCATCCTCAACACCCTCGtcggcctcctcggcggAAGCGTTGGCACCGGTGTCTATAGGCAATCATGTTAGATATCCGTTTATAaacaatcttcttttctcttcttttcatctgtGTTGCCGCAACATCGGATCGATTCGCTATTCTACGCGGTCCAACGGCAACAGAGAAGCGAGCAAGAAGCTGCCCGCTGGATGGGGATTCTGTACGCACCGACGGTGACGGCGCCCTCAGTGATCATGGCGCAGTCGGCCTCGTAGACGATGCCATCGACCTCCTTGAGATCGTACGAGTCGGAGATGATCTCGTCGTCGGTGATGAGGTCCTATTCGAAGTTGCGGGGTCAGAGCCGTTGTTCCTCGCGGGGCACAAAAAGATTGAGAATTAAAAGGGAAAAACAAACCTTGTAGATAAGCATGATTGCGACTGTGATTCCACACGgggagaaataaaaagaaagattgTTGGTATGAGAAAGCGAgacaaaagaggaagaggaaaaaaaagaaaaaaaagaaaaaaagaagcgagatggaggggaagAGGCAACTTTGGCGATAGAGTAAAAATCAGAGTGGGCGGGCAAAAAAATGTGGGCAATTgattggctgcggctgctttgGTGGGGCACGAGGGGAGGATTTTTGGCTTGCCTAAACAAGGGCGGTTTGCCCCGCATTGgcggaaagaaaaaaattgtttGCCAGAGCTTTTTAGCTAGAAGATGGTTGGTGTTATTATAGATGGAGTTGGCCTATTGTATGTCTTGATCTGCTTCATTTTATTGTAGCCAAGACATTCATTTTATTGTAGCCAAGACAAGCAAGGCTGTTTGGTCATCTGAACCTCTAGATCAGCAGCGGATGGTATACATAGAAGAGACTTTGAAATTGTGGAAAAAAGCATATCGCGAGGAAATTTGACTTTTCGATAACACAAAATTAGACTTATCAAGTCTTGCCATTTATCTTGATTAACTAAGTCTCAGGTACCTACAATTCCTCAGGTACCTACAAATCAGTCCGTACATCTAGCAAAAGAACACCAGCATCTTGCTGCAAATATCTGCCCGGCCACCATCATCCTCGAGTCCAGTCTCGCAAATCATTGGCAGCTGCACCATATATCCCGTACAAACTTTATCTCACATGTCCACGTCCCTTCTCCCTTCACCGTATCCTCTCTCCATATTTCTTCACTTGTTTATGTCTTCACTTGTTTATGGCGAAGATAATGTCTCTTAGCGCACCCACTTGAGctcgaagctcttcttggaCGGTGGGCTCCGAAACTGCCCCAATCGTTACATTTATGTCGTGAAAAATGGTATGGATATGGTCAGTGTACCACAATGTGGCAGAGGACGGCTCATTTCTCTCAACCCATCGGAAGACGGTAAGAtcctcttttgcttgctcAAGCCAAGTCAGGACCGTGCCATTCTGTGTCTTGCCTGCCCACAATCCCAACATGCCTTTTGCCTCTGCAGTGATAACTTTGACGCTCTTCTCTGTCAGGATGCACATAATGTCATCATGGAGTCTGCCAACCCAATCTTCATACTTTAGTCGATTAAACAGAGGCTGAAGGTACTCCATAACTTCTGCACGGGTCACTTGTAGATAAGTCCCTTGTTGCGTTGGAGGTTCATGTCTAGGCATGGACAGTGCCATTGGTACTTCGTGTCTTCTCTCTCGGGATGCTGTAGCTTGACCAGCAAGAGCTGATGTGTTCTGATGCTCAAAGGGCGGTGTATATTGATTCATAGCTGGCGGTCTTGCTCCAAGAGGTCCGGATTGAATCGCAGCACCTAATCCAGTTTGCTGTATAGCGTGAGGTGTGGTTTGATGTTCGGAGGCTGGTTCAGTCTCACACTCAGGAGACGACTCTATTTTGATCGGAGTTGGatcttctttcatctcgACGTCTGTAGAGTCACTGTCTTTCGGCACCAGCCTTGTGCCACCAGAATGACCGGGAGAAGTGGTGAATTCGAATTGATCAATCAGGCGAGTGGGTGGGCGTTGTACCGAGGTATTCAAGACCCAAGGCTGGTCCAGTGCCAAGATCTTCTGACGATCGCCTTTGTGGAAGTAGCAGATAGCGGACGCAGCTTTGCTGTAGCAGTCAAACTCTCTGAGAAAGCCCATGATGTTACGCTCGTGCCCCTTCTTGGCATCCGGCAGGAGTTCTTTTATTGCTATGACCACCATCAGAAGCGGGGCTGCAGGGCAATGAATCACCTTGGTCTCTCGAGTTAATCGACGGACATCTTTCATCATTGTGTTAAAGATTCGTAGTCCAACCCATCTTTTCCAGCTGGTGGCTTCATACACGTTGGTATCTTTGCACATTGTTATGCAAACGTCAACGCACTTTGGGTATCTGCTGCCATCTACCCCGACAAGTGAGCACACGGCATCCATCAGAGATGAATAAAAAACATTCAATTGGTCGGTTTTAGCTGGCGAAGGCTTCATAATGAGTAGTTTGTGGCGTTGGCTTCGTAAACTTTGGATCCTGCCTGCGACGTTGGGTCTCTCTAAAGGAATCACAACGGGGAATGGATTGTCTGCCGAGCAATGGCGAACGCTTTTCGCGAGATCTCGAGGCATGTTGACGATTGAAGACAATCAATTCTTCCAATGCGAATAATGGCCGTGAGGAGGTCGTCAGGGCAGTTTGTGAGTGCTTTGGCTTCTCCCGGAGAGGAGTACAAGTgtgcaaagaaaaaatggGAGCAACCTGAAATTCTGGTGGatgcgaaaagaaaaattttcaAAACAAACGAAATAAATAGGAACAACACGTGAGAGCAGGCAGCTGCTTATTGAATATTGTGGCAGCTGCGAAGCTGTTCTGCCAGTGCCAGATGGCAAGTGCGTGCTCCATATCGATATCACAATCAAGCAGCCACTCTACAGTGTGTCGCAAACAAAGAATGGGCCATAAACAAGGTCGATCAAATCATTCCCATTTGAAGAAGAATCGGTCAGTAGATTGCAGGAGATATCAAGTTATGGCTG is a window from the Trichoderma atroviride chromosome 5, complete sequence genome containing:
- a CDS encoding uncharacterized protein (EggNog:ENOG41), whose translation is MPRDLAKSVRHCSADNPFPVVIPLERPNVAGRIQSLRSQRHKLLIMKPSPAKTDQLNVFYSSLMDAVCSLVGVDGSRYPKCVDVCITMCKDTNVYEATSWKRWVGLRIFNTMMKDVRRLTRETKVIHCPAAPLLMVVIAIKELLPDAKKGHERNIMGFLREFDCYSKAASAICYFHKGDRQKILALDQPWVLNTSVQRPPTRLIDQFEFTTSPGHSGGTRLVPKDSDSTDVEMKEDPTPIKIESSPECETEPASEHQTTPHAIQQTGLGAAIQSGPLGARPPAMNQYTPPFEHQNTSALAGQATASRERRHEVPMALSMPRHEPPTQQGTYLQVTRAEVMEYLQPLFNRLKYEDWVGRLHDDIMCILTEKSVKVITAEAKGMLGLWAGKTQNGTVLTWLEQAKEDLTVFRWVERNEPSSATLWYTDHIHTIFHDINVTIGAVSEPTVQEELRAQVGALRDIIFAINK
- a CDS encoding uncharacterized protein (EggNog:ENOG41~BUSCO:EOG092D4597), translating into MLIYKDLITDDEIISDSYDLKEVDGIVYEADCAMITEGAVTVDTGANASAEEADEGVEDAEVKVNNIVHSFRLQSTSFDKKGYLTYLKGYMKAVKAGLQEKGAPAETITAFEKGAQTYVKEKLLPNFKDFEFYTGESMNPDGMVVLLNYREDGVTPYVIVWKHGVTEMKV